From Synoicihabitans lomoniglobus, the proteins below share one genomic window:
- a CDS encoding serine/threonine-protein kinase — MPPEDAAPTPPPIPDYELLRRVGRGSYGDVWLARSATGLFRAVKIVWLDRFNDEGPYEREFSGLREFARFTAGETRQMSLLHVGRNNRAGFFYYVMELADDVVTGRNIDPACYAPLTFKAIRDADTFLPAVRVVSYAIELTRDLVELHENGLIHRDIKPSNIIIVDGRPKLADIGLVALASEAVTFVGTEGFVPPEGPGTTTADIYSFGKVLYELATGRDRHDFPRLPTDLGERADRREFMELNEIIIKASAPSSEDRYTSAEAMLGELQLLEAGRSVRRLRFAEAGLMRARKWLIIAASIATVAGIGAFIERNRANTESAGRRAAEAELAAVTRRSLYESSIARTQRALETGDFGRARAALVLGMPAEGDPDLRGFEWFALAREAEGDPAVVLRTAGPRVTDLVFSPDGALVAVDDTSTTIELYDTASGQLIRKLPHIHRVKGFTPDGKRLVGTTPTYELETWSVEDGSPDPRPNEPGIHRPLGVARTKPELLYFTDSRDDTPHRLAIRDLVTDQDIVSWPIPRVEGELTWEFFTAEHDADLTTALMLLVHSRRNFARIKTQLFDLRSGTPLQTYVDTKHKPVAVSPAGDKYLSEEVVSAALTVRSAASHETLWHSDAASWADDGAVFSPDGSLIAVAIFEKILQIRDARTGELRHTLTGQNDIPDCIAWGPDNNMLASGSRQGDVRLWSLNHTADRPLRAQLGPGRYKPKSTIVYEHDGDRMLFSGDPNAAEIVKADTLAVVGHIGDVANPIWFENGRLWWINLHQQLVTAPVADPSDPTVVPIIEPTERINDAAISLDGQWVAVSTETNTVHLWNRTTQTKAGVYRSPVGISSVGVHNNGTVVLIDHDQLIQLRDLPKNQLLRSRQVDWRVDKFRFSPDGQWLLAIGTTPGTTVLRVDDLSNAMQLDNTFNSLSGFSFSPDGLTLACSGTNSTVLLYSTSDWHERPSLTTMPAGAPHAALPVDELSFSPDGDMLATRNTQGDVRVWRW; from the coding sequence GTGCCGCCGGAGGACGCAGCCCCCACTCCCCCACCGATTCCCGACTACGAACTGCTCCGGCGGGTCGGGCGCGGAAGTTACGGCGACGTATGGCTCGCCCGCAGCGCCACCGGCCTGTTTCGGGCGGTAAAAATCGTCTGGCTCGATCGCTTCAACGACGAGGGTCCGTATGAGCGCGAGTTCAGCGGTCTGCGCGAGTTTGCCCGCTTCACCGCCGGCGAGACCCGGCAGATGTCGCTGCTGCACGTGGGCCGCAACAATCGCGCCGGCTTCTTTTACTACGTCATGGAGCTGGCCGACGACGTCGTCACCGGCCGCAACATTGACCCCGCATGCTACGCGCCGCTCACGTTCAAAGCCATTCGCGACGCCGATACGTTTCTGCCCGCCGTCCGAGTGGTGAGCTATGCCATCGAACTGACGCGCGACTTGGTGGAACTGCACGAGAACGGTCTCATTCATCGCGATATCAAGCCGTCCAATATCATCATCGTGGACGGCCGCCCCAAGTTGGCCGACATCGGTCTCGTCGCGCTCGCGAGCGAAGCCGTGACGTTCGTCGGCACCGAAGGGTTCGTTCCACCGGAAGGTCCCGGCACCACCACTGCCGACATCTACAGTTTCGGCAAAGTGCTCTACGAACTCGCCACCGGTCGCGACCGTCACGATTTCCCGCGCCTGCCCACCGATCTCGGTGAGCGCGCGGACCGCCGTGAGTTCATGGAGCTCAACGAAATCATCATCAAGGCGAGCGCTCCATCCTCGGAAGACCGCTACACCTCGGCGGAGGCGATGCTGGGCGAACTCCAATTGCTCGAAGCGGGTCGCTCGGTCCGCCGCTTGCGCTTTGCCGAGGCCGGGCTCATGCGCGCCCGCAAGTGGCTGATCATTGCAGCTTCCATCGCCACCGTCGCCGGCATCGGCGCCTTCATCGAACGCAACCGGGCCAACACCGAGTCGGCGGGCCGGCGGGCCGCCGAAGCGGAACTCGCGGCGGTCACACGACGCTCCCTCTACGAGTCGAGCATTGCCCGCACCCAACGTGCCTTGGAAACCGGTGACTTCGGTCGCGCCCGCGCCGCCCTCGTTTTGGGCATGCCCGCGGAGGGCGATCCCGACCTGCGCGGTTTCGAGTGGTTCGCCCTGGCTCGGGAGGCGGAAGGCGACCCTGCCGTCGTGCTGCGAACCGCAGGTCCCCGGGTAACCGATTTGGTATTCTCCCCGGACGGGGCGCTGGTGGCCGTCGATGATACCAGCACGACCATCGAACTCTACGATACCGCCTCGGGTCAGTTGATTCGCAAACTGCCCCACATCCACCGTGTCAAGGGCTTCACCCCGGACGGCAAACGACTGGTCGGCACGACGCCGACTTATGAACTGGAGACATGGTCGGTCGAAGACGGCTCCCCCGATCCCCGTCCCAATGAACCCGGGATTCATCGCCCGTTGGGAGTCGCCCGCACCAAACCCGAACTCTTGTATTTTACGGACAGCCGCGACGACACGCCTCACCGGCTGGCCATCCGCGACCTGGTGACTGACCAAGATATCGTCTCGTGGCCGATCCCCCGCGTTGAGGGTGAGCTCACATGGGAGTTCTTCACCGCCGAGCACGACGCCGATCTCACCACCGCCCTGATGCTTCTGGTGCATAGCCGGCGCAACTTCGCCCGAATCAAGACTCAGCTCTTCGATCTCAGATCCGGCACGCCGCTGCAAACTTACGTGGATACCAAACACAAGCCGGTCGCGGTATCGCCCGCTGGCGATAAATATTTATCCGAGGAAGTGGTCAGCGCGGCATTGACCGTGCGGTCGGCCGCCTCCCACGAGACCCTGTGGCACTCCGATGCCGCTTCCTGGGCGGATGATGGTGCCGTATTTTCACCCGATGGGAGTTTGATCGCAGTCGCGATTTTTGAGAAAATTCTCCAGATCAGAGACGCTCGCACCGGCGAATTAAGACATACCCTGACCGGACAGAATGACATCCCGGATTGCATCGCGTGGGGACCGGACAACAACATGCTGGCTTCAGGGTCGCGCCAAGGCGATGTGAGGTTGTGGTCCCTCAACCACACCGCCGACCGACCTCTTCGGGCCCAGCTGGGTCCCGGCCGCTACAAACCGAAATCCACCATCGTCTATGAACATGATGGCGACCGCATGCTCTTCTCGGGTGACCCCAACGCGGCCGAGATCGTAAAGGCGGACACCCTCGCCGTCGTCGGACACATTGGCGATGTCGCCAACCCCATCTGGTTTGAAAACGGCCGCCTGTGGTGGATCAACCTGCATCAACAACTGGTGACCGCCCCGGTAGCGGACCCGAGCGATCCTACGGTCGTGCCGATAATCGAGCCAACGGAGCGAATCAATGATGCCGCAATATCGCTCGACGGCCAGTGGGTCGCCGTAAGCACCGAAACGAACACCGTGCATCTGTGGAACCGCACCACCCAAACGAAGGCGGGAGTCTACCGGTCGCCCGTCGGAATAAGTTCCGTGGGCGTGCACAACAACGGCACCGTGGTGCTGATTGACCACGATCAACTGATCCAGCTTCGCGACCTGCCGAAGAATCAACTCCTACGCTCACGTCAGGTTGATTGGCGAGTGGACAAGTTTCGCTTCTCTCCGGATGGCCAGTGGCTTCTGGCGATCGGCACCACCCCGGGCACGACGGTATTGCGCGTCGACGACCTGAGCAATGCCATGCAACTCGACAACACCTTCAATTCCCTCAGCGGATTCTCGTTCAGCCCCGACGGCCTCACCCTGGCGTGCAGCGGCACCAACAGCACCGTGCTGCTCTACTCGACCTCCGACTGGCACGAACGCCCCTCGCTTACCACGATGCCGGCCGGAGCCCCGCACGCCGCATTGCCAGTCGACGAACTTTCATTCTCCCCCGACGGTGACATGCTGGCCACGCGCAACACCCAGGGCGATGTCCGCGTTTGGCGCTGGTAG
- a CDS encoding RNA polymerase sigma factor, whose translation MKSPVQSSLLTRPSLLSRLRNWGDNSSWDEFHRLYRRFIQGLALRAGLNHTEAEDVVQDVMQNVAQRISEYEVRDNRGAFRRWLMNQTRWRIADKFRQRDRAAVRSERHLPVDGEGDFDALDNIADDNPVDEFWEIEWQKHVLDTAMERLARRVPAKHFQAFELYARQGWPVRRIASDLGINSATIYLISHRLTKQLRSEVERLRDYHG comes from the coding sequence ATGAAATCACCCGTTCAATCCTCCTTGCTGACGCGTCCCAGCTTACTTTCCCGCCTGCGGAATTGGGGCGACAACTCCAGTTGGGACGAGTTTCACCGTCTGTATCGACGCTTTATCCAGGGGCTCGCCCTGCGCGCCGGGCTCAATCACACCGAGGCGGAGGACGTCGTGCAGGATGTGATGCAAAATGTCGCCCAACGCATCTCCGAGTATGAGGTGCGCGACAACCGGGGAGCATTTCGCCGCTGGCTCATGAACCAGACGCGGTGGCGCATCGCCGATAAATTTCGCCAACGTGATCGCGCCGCCGTGCGCTCCGAACGCCATCTGCCGGTCGACGGCGAGGGCGACTTTGATGCGCTCGACAACATTGCGGATGACAACCCCGTCGACGAGTTTTGGGAAATCGAGTGGCAGAAGCACGTGCTCGACACCGCGATGGAGCGTCTCGCCCGCCGCGTGCCCGCCAAACATTTCCAAGCCTTCGAGCTCTACGCCCGCCAAGGCTGGCCCGTGCGGCGCATCGCCAGCGATCTCGGCATCAACAGTGCCACGATCTATCTCATTTCGCATCGCCTCACCAAACAACTGCGCTCCGAGGTCGAGCGCCTGCGCGACTACCACGGGTGA
- a CDS encoding cyclase family protein — MSTFIDITRPLHNGTPPWPGDRAVDFKHVAKIRDGSAVNIGNLSLSVHNGTHADAPYHYNDSGATIDAIPVDAYIGPAQVIDVRGHATISIALLEKLHAGTAPRLLLHTGAWTNPAEFPTTWSVLDLDVPAWLAARGVHLIGLDAPSVDELTSKDLPRHLALDRANVLILENLFLEAADPGLYELIALPLRLTHGDGSPIRAVLRS; from the coding sequence ATGAGCACCTTCATCGATATCACCCGCCCCCTGCACAATGGCACCCCGCCGTGGCCCGGCGACCGCGCCGTCGACTTCAAGCACGTCGCCAAAATCCGTGATGGCAGTGCCGTTAACATCGGCAACCTCAGCCTGAGCGTGCACAACGGCACTCACGCCGACGCCCCCTATCACTACAACGACAGCGGAGCCACCATCGATGCGATTCCGGTCGATGCTTACATCGGTCCCGCTCAGGTGATCGATGTGCGCGGCCACGCCACCATCTCCATCGCGTTGCTCGAGAAACTCCACGCGGGCACCGCTCCCCGCTTGTTATTGCACACCGGGGCCTGGACCAACCCGGCTGAGTTTCCCACCACGTGGAGCGTGCTCGATCTGGACGTCCCGGCTTGGTTGGCGGCGCGAGGCGTGCACCTCATCGGCCTCGACGCGCCGTCGGTGGATGAACTTACGAGCAAGGATCTGCCGCGTCATCTCGCGCTCGATCGAGCCAATGTGTTGATCCTCGAAAACCTGTTCCTCGAGGCAGCGGATCCGGGTCTTTATGAATTAATCGCGCTGCCCCTGCGCCTCACTCACGGCGACGGATCGCCGATCCGGGCGGTGCTGCGGTCCTGA
- the kynU gene encoding kynureninase, whose translation MSDDDAKWAQLREEFYLPPGQIYLDGNSLGLLNRRAEAATLQALAAWGAGGISGWEDVGWIDLAERTAATLAPLIGASPAAVGVMAQTTVNLHQLLATLFDPTHASRRVIVADELNFASDTHAIHSHLRQRGLDPATHLRCIKSPDGFTLRTTDILATMRDDVQLMVLPSVLYVSGQLLDLAAITRAAREREILIGWDLSHSIGAVPHELEAQGADFAFWCNYKYLNAGPGAVGGLFLHPRHHDRAPGLAGWWGVRPDQRFSLHAEHVPAPGAARLQIGTPSILGLAPLTGSLALFAAAGGIAAVRDRSLALTAHLLSRADTELAALGFSIVTPRDAADRGGHIALAHPSAGQICPALRAAGVVPDYRHPAVLRLAPVAFYTTRADIDQAIDRLIEIMRTNAHHAWPPVETAAP comes from the coding sequence ATGAGCGACGACGACGCGAAGTGGGCGCAGTTGCGCGAGGAGTTCTACTTGCCGCCCGGCCAGATCTATCTCGACGGCAACTCCCTTGGCTTGCTCAACCGCCGGGCCGAAGCCGCCACGTTACAGGCGCTCGCCGCTTGGGGCGCGGGAGGCATCAGCGGTTGGGAAGACGTCGGCTGGATCGACCTGGCCGAACGCACCGCCGCGACGCTCGCGCCCTTGATCGGCGCATCGCCGGCCGCAGTGGGCGTGATGGCGCAGACGACCGTGAACCTGCATCAATTGCTGGCCACGTTGTTCGATCCGACGCACGCCTCGCGCCGCGTGATCGTAGCCGACGAGCTCAACTTTGCCTCCGACACGCATGCGATTCACAGTCATCTGCGGCAACGCGGGCTCGATCCCGCCACGCACCTGCGCTGCATCAAATCGCCCGATGGTTTTACGCTACGCACCACCGACATTCTGGCGACCATGCGCGACGACGTGCAGCTCATGGTGCTGCCCAGCGTGCTGTATGTGAGCGGTCAACTGCTCGACCTCGCCGCCATCACCCGGGCCGCCCGTGAACGCGAGATCCTCATCGGTTGGGATCTGTCCCACAGCATCGGGGCCGTGCCGCATGAGCTCGAAGCGCAGGGCGCCGACTTCGCGTTCTGGTGTAACTACAAATACCTCAATGCCGGACCCGGCGCGGTCGGCGGTCTCTTCCTGCATCCGCGGCATCACGACCGCGCCCCGGGCCTGGCGGGCTGGTGGGGCGTGCGGCCCGACCAACGTTTCTCCCTGCACGCCGAACACGTCCCGGCCCCCGGCGCGGCGCGGTTGCAGATCGGCACGCCGTCGATCCTGGGGTTGGCGCCGTTGACCGGCAGCTTGGCATTGTTCGCAGCCGCGGGCGGCATCGCCGCCGTGCGCGATCGTTCGCTGGCGCTGACCGCTCACCTGCTGAGCCGAGCCGACACCGAACTGGCCGCGCTGGGGTTTTCGATCGTGACGCCGCGCGATGCGGCCGACCGCGGCGGACATATCGCACTCGCTCATCCCTCCGCCGGACAAATCTGTCCCGCGCTGCGAGCGGCGGGTGTGGTGCCCGACTATCGGCACCCCGCCGTGCTAAGACTCGCGCCGGTCGCGTTCTACACCACGCGCGCAGACATCGATCAGGCAATCGACCGGTTGATCGAGATCATGCGCACCAACGCCCATCACGCCTGGCCGCCCGTGGAAACGGCCGCGCCCTGA
- a CDS encoding TrmH family RNA methyltransferase, which yields MPVTKAEISRLRGLRLKKNREQSRQFIVEGPKVVGELIAAGHAFETIYATPDWSTSAVVEVETVTEIEMTKISHFPTPSSVLAVGRIARATLADDELDKGFTLALDGVQDPGNVGTMLRIADWFGFARVLLSPDCADLFSQKVVNASMGSFARMRVVTTDLAAALSDASVPVLGCDLNGDALSTITPPAAAVVVIGSEGRGLSAAVASVLTRRITIPRHGHAESLNAGVAAGIVCAHLRP from the coding sequence ATGCCCGTCACCAAGGCCGAAATCTCCCGTCTGCGCGGTCTGCGGCTGAAGAAAAACCGCGAACAGTCCCGTCAGTTCATCGTCGAAGGCCCCAAGGTCGTGGGCGAACTCATCGCCGCGGGACACGCCTTCGAAACGATCTACGCCACCCCAGATTGGTCCACCTCCGCCGTCGTGGAAGTGGAGACGGTGACCGAGATCGAGATGACCAAGATCAGTCACTTTCCCACGCCTTCGTCCGTGCTGGCGGTGGGGCGCATCGCGCGCGCGACACTGGCGGATGACGAATTGGACAAAGGCTTCACCCTCGCGCTCGATGGCGTGCAGGACCCGGGCAACGTCGGCACGATGCTGCGCATCGCGGACTGGTTTGGCTTCGCCCGCGTGTTGCTGTCGCCCGACTGCGCCGACTTGTTTTCGCAGAAAGTGGTCAATGCCAGCATGGGTTCGTTCGCCCGTATGCGCGTCGTCACTACGGATCTGGCCGCCGCCTTGTCCGATGCGTCGGTGCCGGTGCTCGGCTGCGATCTCAACGGCGACGCCTTGTCCACGATCACCCCGCCCGCCGCCGCCGTGGTGGTGATCGGCAGCGAAGGCCGGGGGTTGTCCGCCGCCGTAGCAAGCGTGCTCACGCGCCGGATCACCATTCCCCGTCACGGCCACGCGGAATCGCTCAACGCCGGGGTCGCCGCCGGCATCGTCTGCGCCCATTTACGACCATGA
- a CDS encoding TonB-dependent receptor produces the protein MKRVLLTLTLALGTVASLFAQSAGVLSGRVTDVATNLALGGVRVKVDGTAHETYTLSNGSYSIAALEPGTYTVSFSYVGYDGVSETAAVAPTGITRLDMQFGENAIEMDAFVIEGAMVGTARAINQQRAAATLSNIVASDEIGGFADQNAAEALQRIPGVSLYRDQGEGRYIVLRGLNFNFTSVKVNGGSFAGADLGDRATALDVVPTDALASIEVTKVPTPDMDGEGLGGRVNIKTKSAFDSDGVDANFRAQGQYSALTGEYSPKINGMFSTRFGDDNQFGFLIAPTWQVRSFGSVNVETGGDWTDEESPQDGEDYYFIEELQYRDYIVERERYGVNLALEAKPDDASYYYLRAGYNNFTDTEDRHRTVIALEDGDIDALNGSGATVTSEEDDGEYEKMYSRELRMREKEQEVFSVVTGLEKRLGLWELKAQLGYTLGREQRPDEISVAYEPTDEFAKTFTYTVNTPYDVTLAQTAGPSILDAGSYEFDKMEVANESGDEEEFDLGVDIRRDLETSFPAFVKFGGLHRSKEKTSEVELWEYEDGPAIIQSLSGANIGAGDYPFLAVPRISPDAFRDAYYNQVGSFDSERNFEDSEFDDWVINEDVTAAYLMASGTFNRLNVIAGSRVERTKFDTTGRQITFDEDGDPVGSTPISASRSYTNWLPGVFLRYDLSDQLVLRASWSNSIARPSFGDSAFRRNVNNEDEEVTVGNPFLEELKGTNWDASVEYYLPSLGMLSASVFKKEIENFAYETEIAADPTYPGYEITSFENGSEGDITGLELAYQQQFRFLPGAFSGLGFMANATFLDSDATYPTRPGEQIPFVGQSNTTANFALTYDKGPLFARLAMNYRTARLREDETIGGDVTEDLYVDDFAQLDLTVRYELNDNWELFGEWINITDEPFRVYLDSDNGQGKRLGQIEIYDWSANFGVRWKL, from the coding sequence ATGAAACGAGTCCTCCTCACTCTTACCCTCGCCCTCGGCACCGTCGCGTCATTGTTCGCGCAGTCGGCCGGCGTGCTTTCCGGCCGGGTCACCGACGTGGCCACCAACCTCGCTCTGGGTGGCGTGCGCGTCAAAGTCGACGGCACCGCCCACGAAACCTACACGCTTTCCAACGGTAGCTATTCGATCGCTGCCCTCGAACCCGGCACTTACACGGTCAGCTTCAGCTACGTCGGATACGACGGGGTGTCGGAGACGGCCGCAGTCGCTCCGACGGGCATCACGCGTCTCGACATGCAGTTTGGCGAAAACGCCATCGAGATGGACGCCTTCGTCATCGAAGGTGCCATGGTCGGCACCGCCCGCGCCATCAATCAACAACGGGCCGCCGCCACGCTGAGCAACATCGTCGCTTCCGACGAAATCGGTGGTTTCGCCGACCAAAACGCCGCCGAAGCGTTGCAACGTATTCCCGGCGTGTCGCTCTACCGCGACCAAGGCGAGGGCCGTTACATCGTTCTGCGCGGTCTCAACTTTAATTTCACCTCGGTCAAGGTCAACGGCGGCAGCTTTGCCGGAGCCGATCTCGGTGACCGCGCCACCGCGCTCGACGTGGTGCCGACCGATGCCCTTGCGTCGATCGAAGTCACCAAAGTGCCCACGCCCGACATGGACGGCGAAGGTCTCGGCGGCCGGGTCAACATCAAGACCAAGAGCGCCTTCGACAGCGACGGCGTCGACGCCAACTTCCGCGCTCAAGGCCAATACAGCGCATTGACCGGCGAATACTCGCCCAAGATCAACGGCATGTTTTCCACCCGCTTCGGCGATGACAACCAGTTCGGTTTCCTCATCGCTCCGACCTGGCAGGTGCGCAGCTTCGGCTCGGTCAATGTCGAGACCGGCGGTGACTGGACCGACGAGGAATCCCCACAGGATGGCGAGGACTACTACTTCATCGAAGAGCTCCAGTATCGCGACTACATCGTGGAGCGTGAGCGCTACGGCGTGAACCTCGCGCTCGAAGCCAAGCCCGACGACGCCTCCTACTACTACCTTCGCGCCGGCTACAACAACTTCACCGACACCGAGGATCGCCACCGCACCGTGATCGCGTTGGAAGACGGTGACATCGACGCGCTCAACGGCAGCGGCGCGACCGTCACCTCCGAAGAAGACGACGGCGAATACGAAAAAATGTATTCCCGCGAACTGCGCATGCGCGAGAAGGAGCAGGAAGTCTTCTCCGTCGTGACCGGTTTGGAAAAACGCCTCGGCCTGTGGGAGCTCAAAGCGCAGCTCGGTTACACCCTCGGCCGCGAGCAACGTCCCGACGAAATCTCCGTGGCCTATGAGCCGACCGATGAATTCGCCAAAACCTTCACCTACACGGTCAACACGCCTTACGACGTGACCCTCGCGCAGACTGCCGGTCCGAGCATCCTCGATGCCGGCAGCTACGAGTTCGACAAGATGGAAGTTGCCAACGAAAGCGGTGACGAAGAGGAGTTTGATCTCGGCGTCGACATCCGTCGCGACCTCGAAACGAGCTTCCCGGCCTTCGTGAAATTTGGGGGCCTGCACCGCTCCAAGGAAAAGACCAGCGAGGTCGAACTGTGGGAATACGAAGACGGCCCCGCCATCATCCAATCGCTTTCGGGTGCCAACATCGGCGCGGGTGATTATCCGTTCCTCGCCGTCCCGCGTATCTCGCCCGACGCGTTCCGCGATGCCTACTACAACCAAGTCGGCTCCTTCGACAGCGAACGCAATTTCGAGGACAGCGAATTCGACGACTGGGTGATCAACGAAGACGTGACCGCCGCCTACCTCATGGCCTCCGGCACCTTCAATCGCCTCAACGTCATCGCCGGTTCGCGCGTCGAACGCACCAAGTTCGATACCACCGGCCGTCAAATCACGTTCGACGAAGACGGTGATCCCGTCGGGTCGACGCCCATCAGCGCCTCGCGCAGCTACACCAACTGGCTGCCCGGCGTGTTCCTGCGCTACGACCTGAGCGATCAACTCGTGCTGCGCGCTTCCTGGTCCAACTCCATCGCTCGCCCGAGCTTTGGCGACAGCGCCTTCCGGCGCAACGTGAACAACGAGGACGAGGAAGTCACCGTCGGCAACCCGTTCCTCGAAGAGCTCAAGGGCACCAACTGGGACGCCTCCGTGGAGTATTATCTCCCGTCGCTCGGCATGCTCTCCGCCTCGGTCTTCAAAAAGGAAATCGAGAACTTCGCCTACGAGACCGAGATCGCCGCCGACCCGACCTACCCGGGCTACGAAATCACGTCCTTCGAAAACGGCAGTGAGGGCGACATCACCGGACTCGAACTCGCCTACCAGCAGCAGTTCCGCTTCCTGCCGGGCGCGTTCAGCGGCCTCGGCTTCATGGCCAACGCGACCTTCCTCGATTCCGATGCGACCTATCCGACCCGTCCCGGCGAGCAGATCCCGTTTGTGGGCCAGTCCAACACCACGGCCAACTTTGCGCTCACCTATGACAAGGGCCCGCTCTTCGCTCGTCTCGCTATGAACTACCGCACCGCGCGACTCCGTGAAGACGAAACCATCGGCGGCGACGTGACCGAGGACCTCTACGTCGACGACTTCGCCCAACTCGATCTCACCGTGCGCTACGAGCTCAATGACAACTGGGAGCTGTTCGGCGAGTGGATCAACATCACCGACGAACCCTTCCGCGTCTACCTCGACAGCGACAACGGCCAGGGCAAGCGACTCGGTCAGATTGAAATTTACGACTGGAGCGCCAACTTTGGCGTGCGCTGGAAGTTGTAA
- a CDS encoding phytase: MNKISALVSFLAVSVALVAEPVINAHPLAPRAVSTVAKHDTDDPAIWIHPTDPAQSLILGTDKDVDGALRVYGLDGVEKVELSVRGILRPNNVDIAYGLMVGGKPVDVAVVTERFAHRLRVYRLPDMAPLDGGGIPVFEGEAARDPMGIALYTRPTDDALFAIVSRSDAGAPTEGYLHQYRLIDDGAGTVRGVFTRAFGTWSGRKEVEAIAVDHEQGHVYYSDETYGIRQYEADPLVEDADDQLAEFGLTGFARDHEGISIYPTGPGTGYILVSDQQANTFRIFAREGTATDPYDHRLLGAVRLSTDESDGSDVTAAALPGYPGGLFVAMSTDRTFQFYAWDDLLKAAGL; the protein is encoded by the coding sequence GTGAATAAGATCTCTGCTCTGGTTTCCTTCCTGGCCGTGTCCGTTGCGCTCGTCGCCGAACCGGTGATCAACGCCCATCCGCTCGCACCGCGGGCGGTCAGCACCGTCGCCAAACACGACACCGACGACCCCGCCATCTGGATACACCCGACCGATCCTGCGCAAAGCCTGATCCTCGGCACCGACAAGGACGTCGACGGCGCGCTGCGCGTCTACGGCCTCGACGGCGTCGAGAAGGTGGAGCTGTCCGTGCGCGGCATCCTGCGACCCAACAACGTCGACATCGCCTACGGCCTGATGGTGGGCGGTAAGCCGGTGGATGTCGCGGTCGTAACCGAGCGTTTCGCGCACCGCCTGCGCGTTTACCGTCTGCCCGACATGGCGCCGCTCGACGGCGGCGGCATCCCGGTGTTCGAAGGCGAAGCCGCCCGTGATCCCATGGGCATCGCACTCTACACGCGTCCGACGGACGACGCGTTGTTTGCCATCGTGAGTCGCTCCGATGCGGGCGCACCGACGGAAGGCTACCTGCATCAATACCGACTCATCGACGACGGCGCGGGCACCGTGCGCGGGGTGTTCACGCGGGCCTTTGGCACGTGGAGCGGCCGCAAGGAAGTCGAGGCCATCGCGGTCGACCACGAACAGGGCCACGTCTACTACAGCGACGAGACGTATGGGATTCGCCAATACGAAGCCGATCCGCTGGTCGAGGATGCCGATGATCAGCTGGCGGAGTTTGGGTTGACTGGTTTCGCCCGCGACCACGAAGGCATTTCGATCTATCCCACGGGGCCGGGCACCGGCTACATTCTGGTTTCCGACCAACAGGCCAACACGTTCCGCATCTTCGCCCGCGAAGGCACCGCGACCGATCCGTATGACCACCGCCTCCTCGGGGCGGTGCGGCTTTCAACGGATGAAAGTGACGGCAGCGACGTCACCGCCGCCGCCCTGCCGGGCTATCCCGGCGGTCTGTTCGTGGCCATGTCGACCGACCGCACGTTCCAGTTCTATGCGTGGGACGATTTGCTGAAGGCAGCGGGACTCTGA